Part of the Devosia sp. SL43 genome, GATCCGCAAGAAATACCGCATCAAGAATACGGTCGGCTATTCGCTCAATGCGCTGGTCGACTATCACGACCCGCTCGATATTCTCATTCATCTGATGGTGGGGTCGGAGGGTACGCTCGGTTTCGTCTCCGAGGTAACCTACAACACGGTGCCCGAGCATCCGTTCAAGGCGACCGCTTTGGTGCCCTTTCCCGATCCGCAATCGGCGGGGCGGGCGATCATCGAGATGGCCAATGGCGGGGTGCAGGTGACGACAGGTGTCACGGCGGCCGAATATATTGAGCGGCGGGCGCTGGCGACGGTGGAGCATTTGCCACCGATGGCGCCGCTGCTGCCGTGGTTGACGGACAATTCTCCGGCCGTGTTGATCGACGTGACGGCGCCTGATGCGGCGACGCTGGCGGCTGAGACGGACAAAGCCTTAGCCCTGCTGCGCCGGCATGGCGCGACGCATGTCGATTTTTCGACCGATGAGGTCAGAAGCCACGCTTTGTGGGACATCCGCAAGGGCTTCTTTGCCACCGGCGGCGCGGCGCGGCCTAAGGGCACAGCGATGATGACCGAGGACGTGGCGGCGCCGATTGAGCGCCTGGCTGAGTTCGTCGTCGCCATGCGGGGACTGCTCGACGACCACGGCTACGAGGACGCGATCATCTTCGGCCATGCGCTGGCGGGAAATCTGCATTTCCAGATGAGCGACGACTTTTCCAAGCCGGGTTCGGCGGAAAAATTCGATATGTTCTCCAAGGCTTTGAGCGACCTCGTGTCGGTGCAGTATGGCGGCTCGCTCAAGGCCGAGCATGGCACCGGCCGGGCCATCGCACCCTTTGTCGAGGCCGAATGGGGCAGCAAGGCCTATGCGCTGATGTGGCGGATCAAGGCGCTGTTCGATCCCGAGGGGCTGCTCAATCCGGGCGTGCTGCTCAACGCCGACGACAAAGTGCATATCAAGCATCTCAAGGTCATGCCGCCGGCTGACGAGCTGGTCGATCTCTGCATCGAATGCGGGTTCTGCGAGCCTGCCTGTCCCAGCCACCAGATGACGCTGTCGCCGCGCCAGCGCATCGCCGTGACCCGCGAACGAGAACGGCTGCGGGCCAGCGGCGAGGATGATGCGCTGCTCAAGCGCATGGACGAGGATTTTCAGTATCCCGGCCTCGACACCTGTGCGGCCTGCAATCTGTGTTCAGTGCGCTGCCCTGTCGGCATCGAGACTGGGACCATGATCATCGGGCAGCGGGCGCAGCGGCGCGGCGGCACAGCAAGGTCGGTGGCGGGCTTTGCGGCCGATCATCGCGGCGCGGTCGAGAGCATGATGCGCGGTGGGGTGGGCCTGGCCGATGTCGCGCGCAAGGTGGTTCCGGCGTCTGCCGTGGAAGCCATCACCGACACGGCGCGGCGGTTGACCGGCAACCATGTGCCGCGCGTGTCGCGGGCCTTGCACCACGGACCCGGTGCGCCGAAGGTCGCGCCGAACCGACAGGATCCGCGCCAAACCGGTTTCCCGGTGCCCATCGCCCAGACCGGGCGGCAATCGATCGTCTATTTCCCCAGCTGTGCCACGCGCATGTTTGGCGCGCCCAAGACCGAGCATGACCTGCTCGATGCGCCTGATGCGATGCTGGCGCTGTTGGAGCGGGCGGGGTTTGACGTGATCGTGCCCGAGCATCTCAATGGCCAGTGCTGCGGCCAGCCGTTCCAGTCCAAGGGCTTTCCAGAACAGGCCGCCAGCGTTGGTGGCGAGCTGAAGCGCGAGCTGTCGGCTTTGTCGGATGCCGGGCGGCTGAGCGTGGTCACCGACGCTTCGACCTGCGCCAAGCATCTGCGCGAGTTTCCCGGCGATGCGCCGGTGCTGGATTCCGCGCAATTCCTGCTGGCTCAGGTGCTGCCCAGGCTAACCGTGACGCGCAAGCTGCCCACCGTGGCGGTGCATCACAATTGCTCGGCACAGCGACTGGCCGAGCAGCCAATGACCGAGGCCATTGCTGCCGCCTGCGCCGACAAGATTGCGGTGCTGAGTTCGGTGACATGCTGCGGCTATGCGGGCGACAAGGGATTGTTCTTCCCCGAGCTTAACGCGCATGCGACGCGCTTTGCCAAGGTCGATATCCCGGCTGGATGCACGCTGGGTGTGTCGACCGTGAGCACCTGTGCCTCGGGCCTCAGCGAGCATGCCGGTGTGCCTTTCGTGGGTCTGGCGAGCCTGCTCGAATGGGCCAGCCGACCGCTCGCCTAGTCCGTTTTTCTTGTGCTAGGCTCAGCGCGCGGCGTGGAGATGGGACATGCGAGCATTTTTGAGGACACTCCTGGCGGTAGCACTCCTACTGGCCAGCTACCCGGTTAGCGTGGCGCAGGCCGCGTTCTCGCCCAAGCAGATGGGCCCCGAATGCGTGGAGATTTATCGCGACTGGCTGACGCAGCCATCGCCTCGCGCCTTTGCGCTATCCACCAACAATGTCGACTGCGGCGCCGCCTGGGCGCATACGACAGTTGATGAGGCGCGCACCGACGCTCTCGACCGCTGCAACAGCACCGGCGCACCCGGTTGCGTCGTCGTTGCCGAAGATGCGACGCCGCTGCCCAGCGTCACGGTGGGCGACGCTGTGCTGATCGGCGACTGCACGGCCGACTACGCGGTCTGGCTGGAGCAGGCAGGACCCAAGTCGTTCTACGCGACGGAAGATGGCCGCAGCTGCGGTTCGGCCTGGAGCTACGACACGCTGCAGCAGACCCGCAAGGAAGCGCGACGGCTCTGTGTGCAATATGGCGACCCTTGCACGGAAATTTCGGTGGTGGAGTAGCGGTCGGCCTATGGCAGGTTGCCACGCCCTCGTGGTTCGAGGCTCGCGAAGGGCTCGCACCTCACCATGAGGACTACTGATACTCCGAACTAACAACAGCCTCATGGTGAGGTGCGCTTCTTCAGCGCCTCGAACCACGAGGGCGTGGCGCAAGGCGGGGTGACCTTTGGGTGCAAACCGGTTACTGAAGCCGCAGCAAGCCCCGGACACCAATGACCATCACTGCCACCATTACCAGCCTCGGCCATAAGGGCGAGGGTGTTGCCGAAATCGAGGGCCGCAAGGTCTTTGTGCCGCTGACGTTGCCCGAGGAAGTCGTTGAGATCGACGTCGAGGGCGAGCGCGGCACGCTGCGGGGCGTGGTGACGCCGGCGGCCAACCGCATCGAGCCCTTCTGCCCGCATTTTGGCGCCTGTGGCGGCTGCCAGCTGCAGCATATGAACCGACCAAGCTACGAGGCCTTCAAGATCGGCTTGGTGGAGACGCCGCTGCATTTCGCCGGCATCGACGAAAGAGTCAGCCGCTTCATCGATGCATCGGGCGATGGCAGGCGGCGGGCAACCTTGCATGCGCGGCGCGAAGGCGCTGGCTATATGCGGCTGCGCAGCCATGAGGTGGAAGACCTCGATACCTGCCCGATCCTGGTGGCTGGGCTGGCCAAGGCGCCCGATATCGCGCGGGCCGTGATGCAGGCGGTGGGT contains:
- a CDS encoding FAD-binding and (Fe-S)-binding domain-containing protein; translated protein: MQQAVLSAPPLHQKTPDRQAAGERVAARLKGKVGGRIHTDPLMTYAWSGDASSYRLIPAVVVFINSEDEVRAVMAAARAEKLPITFRAAGTSLSGQAVTDGVLAVLGDGWRKLDIHPDAEQITLGPAIIVANANKALKPFNKKIGPDPASQATCKIGGVVNNNSSGMCCGVAQNTYHTMARLRIVLTDGTMLDSGDAASRDAFRASHASMLEGLHRLHHEVMADPDLVTLIRKKYRIKNTVGYSLNALVDYHDPLDILIHLMVGSEGTLGFVSEVTYNTVPEHPFKATALVPFPDPQSAGRAIIEMANGGVQVTTGVTAAEYIERRALATVEHLPPMAPLLPWLTDNSPAVLIDVTAPDAATLAAETDKALALLRRHGATHVDFSTDEVRSHALWDIRKGFFATGGAARPKGTAMMTEDVAAPIERLAEFVVAMRGLLDDHGYEDAIIFGHALAGNLHFQMSDDFSKPGSAEKFDMFSKALSDLVSVQYGGSLKAEHGTGRAIAPFVEAEWGSKAYALMWRIKALFDPEGLLNPGVLLNADDKVHIKHLKVMPPADELVDLCIECGFCEPACPSHQMTLSPRQRIAVTRERERLRASGEDDALLKRMDEDFQYPGLDTCAACNLCSVRCPVGIETGTMIIGQRAQRRGGTARSVAGFAADHRGAVESMMRGGVGLADVARKVVPASAVEAITDTARRLTGNHVPRVSRALHHGPGAPKVAPNRQDPRQTGFPVPIAQTGRQSIVYFPSCATRMFGAPKTEHDLLDAPDAMLALLERAGFDVIVPEHLNGQCCGQPFQSKGFPEQAASVGGELKRELSALSDAGRLSVVTDASTCAKHLREFPGDAPVLDSAQFLLAQVLPRLTVTRKLPTVAVHHNCSAQRLAEQPMTEAIAAACADKIAVLSSVTCCGYAGDKGLFFPELNAHATRFAKVDIPAGCTLGVSTVSTCASGLSEHAGVPFVGLASLLEWASRPLA
- a CDS encoding DUF4189 domain-containing protein yields the protein MRAFLRTLLAVALLLASYPVSVAQAAFSPKQMGPECVEIYRDWLTQPSPRAFALSTNNVDCGAAWAHTTVDEARTDALDRCNSTGAPGCVVVAEDATPLPSVTVGDAVLIGDCTADYAVWLEQAGPKSFYATEDGRSCGSAWSYDTLQQTRKEARRLCVQYGDPCTEISVVE